From Triticum aestivum cultivar Chinese Spring chromosome 4A, IWGSC CS RefSeq v2.1, whole genome shotgun sequence, a single genomic window includes:
- the LOC123086113 gene encoding rho GTPase-activating protein 7 translates to MRPIRGIGEEEDEGMSSAPAPGGAFDRYVQCGGAVAVLASSGNTVFKSGHLFISSKGLGWKSWKKRWFILTRTSLVFFKSDPNTLPQRSGEVSATLGGIDLNNSGSVVVREDKKLLTVLFPDGRDGRAFTLKAETSEDLFEWKAALEEALAQAPNAALVMGHNGIFRNDTCDAYETTAPNWREKRPVKSLVVGRPILLALEDIDGRPSFLEKALRYLEKHGIRVEGILRQAADVEEVDRRLCEYEQGRTEFAPGEDAHIIGDCVKHVLRELPSSPVPASCCTVLLEAFRLETKEARINAMRSAISETFPEPNRRLLQRILKMMYIVASHTMENRMTASAVAACMAPLLLRPLLAGECEMDDVFDMDGDDSAQLLAAANAANSGQGIVATLLEEYEIIFDDDRLVRSSPSPGSQIEDSGSEVSTDDVNMDTKDNGFHDAENDVDQEMDDDNGAERILSGKLSESSGYAGSDLYDYKVHADDSDADCSVDDKGLEEETDLSKVPKIHSSENVSKNMEMPLSEKNPSNPTSGHETPLSMGEILSSLDPGITLPSNSSEYSADRHSNKTNGSHSHVKRSNFWGRNSARKSQHSESVDSSGEEELAIQRLEIAKNDLQNRIAKEARGNAVLQASLERRKQALRERRLVLEQDVSRLQEQLQAERDLRSALEVGLSMSSGQFSSPRAMDSKTRAELEEIALAEADVVRLKQKVAELHLLLNQQRQQQYGPSLDANDRYHCNPGHFSQQNFVQPGFDMNLAFCNQEKHRNEESSSVDASQWRNIKQHVLPYGSSRPLTRKLSLDASSSDSRGMEASTSMSSESTSVVINVPKLAEGVGYGRQPMVASSTLVELTTRLDFFKERRSQLMEQLHSLDLGHGSASQGFQYKPPSPWNSPR, encoded by the exons AATACCTTGCCCCAGAGAAGTGGTGAAGTGAGTGCTACTCTTGGTGGGATTGATTTAAACAATTCTGGCAG TGTGGTAGTCAGAGAAGACAAAAAATTGTTGACTGTCCTTTTCCCAGATGGTCGTGATGGTCGTGCCTTCACCCTTAAG GCAGAAACTTCTGAAGatttatttgagtggaaagcagcaTTAGAAGAAGCTCTTGCACAGGCTCCAAATGCAGCTCTTGTGATGGGGCACAATGGGATATTTCGCAATGACACTTGTGATGCATATGAAACAACGGCTCCAAATT GGCGAGAGAAAAGGCCAGTCAAGTCACTAGTTGTTGGCAGGCCAATTCTGCTTGCGCTCGAAGATATTGATGGCCGCCCTTCTTTTCTAGAAAAAGCTCTGCGTTATCTTGAGAAACATG GGATAAGGGTGGAAGGAATTTTGCGCCAGGCTGCCGATGTGGAGGAGGTTGATAGGAggctatgtgaatatgaacaag GAAGAACCGAGTTTGCACCAGGCGAGGATGCACATATTATTGGTGACTGTGTGAAG CATGTTCTTCGTGAGCTACCATCTTCGCCAGTGCCTGCTTCTTGTTGTACAGTTTTATTGGAAGCTTTTC GCTTGGAGACCAAGGAAGCTCGGATAAATGCTATGCGTTCAGCTATATCTGAGACATTTCCTGAGCCTAATCGGCGCTTGTTACAGAG AATCTTGAAAATGATGTATATTGTTGCTTCTCATACCATGGAGAATCGGATGACCGCATCAGCAGTTGCTGCCTGTATGGCCCCTCTCTTGTTGCGTCCGCTTTTGGCTGGGGAGTGTGAGATGGATGACGTATTTGATATGGATGGTGATGATTCTGCCCAGCTTCTTGCTGCTGCAAATGCTGCAAACAGCGGTCAGGGCATTGTTGCAACTCTCTTGGAGGAATACGAGATTATATTTGAT GATGACCGTCTTGTCAGATCTTCCCCATCACCTGGGTCTCAGATTGAAGACAGTGGCAGTGAAGTATCAACTGATGATGTAAATATGGACACAAAAGATAATGGATTTCATGATGCAGAAAATGATGTAGATCAAGAAATGGACGATGACAATGGTGCAGAGCGTATACTTAGTGGAAAATTGAGTGAGAGCAGTGGGTATGCTGGGAGCGACCTATATGATTACAAG GTTCATGCTGATGATTCAGATGCTGATTGCTCTGTTGATGATAAAGGACTGGAAGAAGAGACAGATTTAAGCAAAGTTCCAAAAATTCATTCATCTGAAAATGTTTCAAAAAATATGGAAATGCCTCTGAGTGAAAAGAATCCTTCCAACCCAACATCCGGTCATGAAACTCCATTGTCTATGGGAGAGATCCTTTCTTCTTTGGATCCTGGAATTACTTTACCTAGTAACAGTTCGGAATATTCTGCAGACAGACACTCGAACAAAACTAATGGATCTCACTCACATGTGAAGCGCAGTAACTTTTGGGGGCGTAATAGT GCAAGAAAGAGTCAGCATTCAGAATCAGTCGACTCATCTGGTGAAGAGGA GCTTGCGATTCAAAGGCTTGAAATTGCGAAGAATGATTTGCAGAACAGAATTGCCAAAGAG GCTCGGGGTAATGCAGTTTTACAGGCGAGTTTAGAAAGAAGAAAGCAAGCACTACGTGAACGCCGTTTGGTCCTGGAACAGGAT GTGTCCAGATTGCAAGAGCAGCTACAAGCTGAGAGAGATCTTAGATCTGCACTGGAGGTTGGGTTGAGCATGTCTTCTGGACAGTTTTCAAGTCCACGTGCTATGGACTCAAAG ACAAGGGCTGAGCTTGAGGAGATTGCTCTCGCTGAAGCTGACGTTGTGAGGTTAAAACAGAAGGTGGCTGAACTTCACCTCCTACTCAATCAACAACGCCAACAACAATATGGCCCATCTCTTGATGCAAATGATCGTTATCACTGTAATCCTGGCCATTTTTCACAGCA AAACTTTGTTCAACCAGGATTTGACATGAACCTTGCCTTTTGCAATCAAGAGAAGCACAGAAATGAG GAGAGCAGCTCGGTGGATGCATCTCAATGGAGGAACATCAAACAGCATGTGCTACCTTATGGTTCTTCAAGGCCACTAACCCGCAAGCTTTCCCTAGACGCATCTTCAAGTGATTCAAGAGGCATGGAGGCATCAACAAGCATGTCATCAGAGAGCACTTCTGTGGTAATCAATGTTCCCAAGTTAGCCGAG GGTGTTGGATATGGGAGGCAGCCAATGGTGGCATCTTCCACTTTGGTAGAACTAACAACTAGGCTAGATTTCTTTAAAGAACGGAGGTCGCAGCTGATGGAACAACTCCATAGTCTTGATTTAGGGCATGGATCTGCTTCTCAGGGTTTTCAGTACAAGCCGCCTTCTCCTTGGAACAGTCCAAGGTAG